One stretch of Microbacterium terrae DNA includes these proteins:
- a CDS encoding manganese efflux pump MntP yields the protein MSFVNLLIVAVGVSADAFAVSLAQGVRVRRHIHRDALLVAVTFGLFQALMPLLGWLLGAQFSTLIAPVDHWVAFALLLLVGAKMIWEALRPGEADADAAGRIRARELLVLAVATSIDALAVGITFAFLDVDILPAVAVIGLVTGALTYIGVVLGHRVGTRFQKPAEIVGGLVLIGIGVKVLVEHLSA from the coding sequence GTGTCGTTCGTCAATCTGCTCATCGTCGCCGTCGGCGTCTCGGCCGACGCGTTCGCGGTGTCGCTCGCGCAGGGTGTGCGCGTGAGGCGCCACATCCATCGCGACGCGCTGCTGGTCGCTGTCACGTTCGGGCTCTTCCAGGCGCTCATGCCTCTTCTCGGGTGGCTGCTCGGAGCGCAGTTCAGCACGCTGATCGCTCCGGTGGACCACTGGGTCGCCTTCGCGCTCCTGCTCCTGGTGGGCGCGAAGATGATCTGGGAGGCGCTTCGCCCGGGGGAGGCGGATGCCGACGCGGCGGGCCGCATCCGCGCGCGTGAGCTGCTCGTGCTCGCCGTCGCCACCAGCATCGACGCGCTCGCCGTCGGCATCACCTTCGCATTCCTCGACGTCGACATCCTGCCCGCGGTCGCCGTGATCGGACTCGTGACCGGGGCGCTCACCTATATCGGCGTGGTGCTCGGCCACCGCGTCGGCACGCGATTCCAGAAGCCGGCTGAGATCGTCGGCGGACTCGTGCTGATCGGCATCGGCGTCAAGGTCCTCGTCGAGCACCTCTCGGCCTGA